The genome window tttcagatattaaCAAATCAGAAAATGGACACTGAAAACATCGCCGACGCCTCTGATATTCGTGTGAAGGATGCTTCAGGAGATTCAGATGAAAAAGGAAACGGGACTACTACAGAAGAAGAGACTGTCGAGCAGAAGTAAACTTTTGCTGCAGAATATCATCAATAAAATCACTTTTCGTATTCCAGAGAGAAGCGTCTCGCCGAGTTGCTTGCAGCTGGACGCCGTGCGTTGAAAGTTAACGATATCGACAAAGCATCGGATTCGTTGAGTGAGGCTACTGAACTGAGCTCCGAAATTTATGGAGAAAACCATGAAAACACGTTCGATTCTCTTTACTATTATGGCATGGCCACACTGGAATTGGCGAAGGAGGAGAGCCAACTTCTGAAAGGTCCAGGTGAGAAGGAAAGCGGAGATGAGGAGCAAGCTGGAAATTCTGATGACAAGACTGACGAAGAGAATGGAGAAACGGAGAAGGAGGACGGAGAGGAATCCGGTGAAGAAGaggacgatgatgatgataccATGAAATTATCATGGGAAATTCTTGAGGtttcttattttattcaatgatTTTATGCTTAATtgtgattattttcagacagcTCGTTGTATTGCCGCTGCCAAAATCGAAGCTCTAGAAGCTGAGCAGAGTGGAATCAGTGCCATTGAGGAATGGAACCTGAAACTCGCTGATGTACTGGTTCTCCTCGGCGAGCACGGAATATCAGATGGAAAGTATACTCAGGCTTTTGAGGACTTGGATCGTGCCCTCAACATTCAGCGCAATGTTCTTCCACCGTCGTCGAGAAAAATCGCCCAAACCTACATTCTCATCGGAAACGCGTGTGCTAGCGATGCGAATTACGATGAAACCGTTCAGTACTTCGGCAAAACCAAGGACGTACTCATCGCCAGGCAGACTGAGTTGAAGCATGAGCTGGAAAGAGGTGTTGATGATAAGGAAAAGAAGTCTGAATTTGAGAATGAGCTGAAGGAGCTTGAAGAGATGATGCCAGGCGTTGAAGAAATGATTGCTGATGCTGTGCACTCTGCAGCACAAGTTGAGGAAACTAAGAAGGCCATTAAAGCGCAATTCGAAGGATTCACACAAGTATTGGCAAAACTTCCACAAGAAGCCGGTGATCAGAAGGAAGCAAATGATATTTCTAGCTTGGTACGGTTTGAATTAACTTCCCGTagactttttaaatattcaattaacAAATTTCCAGGTTCGTCGTCCAGCAAAACGAGCAGTGGATGCTCCAACTGACAATCAAGCAGTGAAGAAAGAAAAGGAGGAGGAAGGAACAACTTCGATCTGAATATTGATAACCTGTAATTCTAAATATTTCATCATGATCTGACCTACTGAACTACTGATAATGTATCAATTAACATTTTATCTGTTATCCGAATTTAAGGATTCTAAAGTAAAACTTGTtctgtatatatatattcgcCATATATTcgtttttataatttgtttcaaatctttttcatacttccaaaataattttactatTTAAAACAGGATTTTCAGCTTCattcaaattcgaattatACTTGTATGAGTGAAGAATTTGATGATTGCCATTGGAAAAATATGATCTCTGCTAATAAACAGTTTGATATTCAGCTGGGAGATGAAATTGgaaaggtaattttttttagataattaacaatttaaaaaaagtaaacttaaattttcaggatttctTCACCCAGGATACAGTGGTCTGCGCGTTTCGAAACAAGGAGAAGACCACGGATTTTGTCTTCACATCGGGTCCAATTATTCTCATTTGTGATGGAACGACGCGACGGAAGATGATTAAACGACGGTTCAAAATGGAgtttgatatcaaaaaagtgttcttCCACTCGTTCATTGTGACTCGAAACGCTGAAAAGTTGGCAACTGAGAATTGTGGTGGACCTGATACGAAGCATCGGGATTATTTGGTTGTGTGCGGTGAGCATAAGCTCCAGTTCATATCGCTTCCCGACTATCATTTCTATCACTATGAAATTCCTTTTAAGGTGAgaatttagtttgaaattctgataatttcaaatatttccagcTTCGCAACGTGTTCTCCTGCTCGACAAGTCTTCTGGTCGAACGGTTCTACGATTCATCCAGCGAACAAACCTTCCACCATCACGACACATTTCACCTCTACTCGCTATCCGGTCCATTCGGCGAGCTTCTCCCGGTTATCTACAAGACAAGCGGCTACCATCCACAATGGAAATTCTGTTGGCAATCGCATCGAGACGAGGCTGGACTCGTTGACGCTCAGCAAAATTACGTTGTTGTCTATGATCAGAAGGAGAAGACGCATCGGATTTATATGGCACGAGAGACACAAGAACAGGAAGTTCACGCAGCGATTCGATACGTTGAAGCACTCAGAAGACCGTCTGATTCAACAATGTTCGCGTCGAGTTTGGCGCCGAATTCTGCCGGCAGAACTACGCATTTTGATCCGACACTCAACTCTCCCGccggtaatttttgaaaacttgagcTTTTGGATAAATATATTATTCGTATTGTATCAGACATTCAAATCGTCAATATTTAGTTAATTTACAGTGATTTAagttaaaaaccaaaaaaacctcGTTTCGAACAGGaaataattcgattttccccaaaaactactaaaaaaatcaaatgttaaATTAGAAAGAGTTGtgattaaaaactaaaaaataaatattttcaattatgatATAGTGTGGAAGTCCGAGTTAATttatattcaacaaaaaatcataattattttccagaaaatgtgCTCTCCGAAGTGATCAGCTCGGAAATTGATAGCCGCTCACCGTTCACTCCTCATCTGCGATCCGGTTTTGGACATTCTACTCCAAACAACCCGAACGCTCCAGGCTACCCTGCAACACTTCCAACACCGAATTTtgaaggtaatttttttttttaattcataaaaatttattagcaCCATTAACCTCAAGTCGTGGGCGATCGTgcacgatgatgatgatcaaaatttaaaagtgttaTGCTTCGCCGTTGCTGATGCGCTCGTCCTGGCACTCGATTCTGTTTGACTTGATCTTCGAGGGGGCTCAATTGAGACGTCAACTTGAGCAGTTGAATGTCGCAATTATTTAGAAGAATTGACGGGTTGTTGGGAGAAGACATACGGCGGTTTCTGAAAATACGTGAAGTGAGAATTATAGCTGATGTCCGTCAAATTGTTACATACCGTAGTGCTGTGAAGTCTTGGCTATTCCTTTGAAGAGCTCCACCCGCGCGGAACATACTTCTTCGTCGATATGGAGTAATTGGAGATGATGGCTGAGTTGTTGTAGTCGTCGAGTTGCTCTCTGTTGAGCCAAGAAGAGCACACATTGGAGCTAGATTTGAGTAAATTAGAATATGAATTTAGCCAACAGAaaccaacaacaaaaaaactataaaacgaAAAGCACACGGCACACAGCAAACCTAGAAGTTAGTGTATTTAttgttatatatatatatatatatacgtGGTGAGAAGGAAAGTGTAGAAGCGAACAAAATCAACTGAAGAATATCGAGAAAACTATCTAAGTGATCTACGAGGTGGTGGTGGGCGGTGTTTAGATGATGGTGAGCTACGACACGAATGTGAATGATGAACTTGAGACGCACCGATTGCCGGCGACATGTTCGGTTCGAGAAAATGGGAGGCGGATCGGGAACGTGATGAACGCATCGATGCCATTGAGATTATCGAGCTGGaatgtttagatttttttgtggaagaTATGGAAGAGCACTTACTTTGTAATGCTTAACCGAAGAGGTGTCTTTTCACTTGCACATCCCTCATATCCTCGTTTCATTGATTCGATTAACATGCAGGAAAACTGTCTCCAAGACTCAcaaacttcttcttcttcactttTCTCCGCTGCCCTAGACCTTATTCTCAATATTCGCCGAATTCTGAAAACCAGTTGATTTCCCACCCGTGATgtaaattgtcaaaaagttaCTTGCTATCCTCTGTGACAACCCGCATGTACATTTTGCTCATGGCGATCGGAAGTTGTTGGGCAAACGGAGCCCAAAAGCAGTTGTCATTTCCCTCATTCATATAATGtctataaacatttttgtgagTGTTGTCCCACCCACGCATATGACTAACCGATGGCGTGCTCCGAGACGGAAGGAAAGCGTCTTGATCATTTCTGGATCACATTTGTGAACTTTGATGAGTATGTTGAGAAAGTCACGAACTTGATTGATGATGTTGagaaattgagcattttcctTATAGGTAGCGTGCATAGTCTCTGGTAGATCAACAAGAGCCCATACCCATGTGGGTGTTAACTCGGCGGATTTGAGCCAAGCCTCACTGAAAACAATTGCTTTTCAGGAACAGTCTGAAAAAAGAGCTCACCTAATGGCATCACTCAGAAGCTGTGGATCGTGCGAGTTTATTGTATTCCACGTATGTACTACATGTTTTCGATGTGTAGATAGTTGACGAGCAGACTGATTGCCCATTTTGTTGCATAGTCCGGAAGATCTCTGATACACTGAAAATGAGCTTCATCATTAAGTATCTCATCTATCCTAACTGAGCCAATCGTAAAAGAACAGAATGAATCAAAGAATGGATTTTCTCTTTTCTATCTGTTTATAGCAACGGAAGCTTCAAAGAGAGTAGAAAGAGCACACAGTTGTTTAGCATGCTCTTTTCGCGAAGGTGAATAATGAATAATTATGGGTATTCGAATATGTTATGATGAGCTCACGAGGACGTAACATTATTCAAAGAAATAGCTGAAGAAGTTGTTTTTCAGACATTCTCGTCGAAGAtgcaattttcacagaaaaaaattgagaaaggaAGTGCGTCGATCTTCTCAAAGATGATTATATAAAGAGAAGAAGGTCACTCATGTGATAGGAGGttcaaaacaatgaaaatgcAGAGccgatttctttttaaaatcgaGTAAAACTTGGAGCGGCCGCCCGACTTAACTAATAGCGTCCGGAATATGATAAATGGGGCGGCGTCTTGGTGCTTCAGCATTGCAAGATGAGACCAGCAGCAGatgtaaaaacaaaatacgTCCTCGactaaataagaaaaatgattgacAACGACGTCCGATGTGTTCTGGCAGCTATAAGGAAGAAAAAAGACGTGGGAGGGGAAGGAGGAGTCGAATTGCACACGATATTCTGAATTTCGTTCTGAAATTCGTCTCGAATGTGAACAAAAGTTCTACgatgagaaaatcaaattagaTTCGGGGGTGTCACCGCGACTGAACTCTGATTGACGAGAGAGCCTATTGACTAGAGAAGGAGATCTGTgaatgtgaaatttgaaatcgaaacAATTTGATTATCTTCTCTTCTACGTCAAAAAGGCGTCCGATAGGCGTGAGAAGCACTCATGAAAATTGGAGAGGGAGACcccctttttcaaaaaaactgaattagaCTTTTGAATGAAACGGATATCAGATGAAGCTTTGAAACTTTTCGTGGACTAACTCTATAGAGATCTACAACGAGATTATTAGAGCAACAAGGCCTGATCTTGAAAACGGAGCTCTAAAGGAGCTCCAAACTAGATCAACctagctgctgctgctgcaaGAAATAGAGTCACACTTCCGGGCTGGAAATAGCAAAACTGGAAGAGTCGAGCAATTTGTTGTGTGGCGCCTCATATTCCACGTAAGGCCTGTTGAACATTGCCGCCGCCGAGTGTGCACACCGACAAAAGAGACTTTGTGTTGCTGCACATGTGAAATTGTAGATATGTATAGCCCTGAGGGCGTAAATCACATTTGCATTCGGTGCTCTTTTCGTTGTCGTCGCATCGCCAAAAGAATCTCTCTTTTAGAAGAACAAGGCGTGTACAGGAAAGACACAGAGATTAGTGTGAGccattgaaagaaaaaaagagtttgCTTCTGTTTTCATCCTCCTCTAGGCTCAGTCGCTGACCAGTaaatttgtgtgtgtgtgtgccagATGAACCCGTGAATAGGTGATGAGGCCAATGAaggcacaaaaataaaaatgaggaAGAATGAGAAAgtatgtacttttttttatttcaggcaACAATGACTCTCAAATATGGGCAACTACTCCGAATACGCCACGAGTTATTGCGAGAGGAGGTCTCGAACGGAATATACATACTAGGTACAGTTAATGAGAAATTTCGTTAAAGAAGGAGCACCTCgaaggaaaagaaaatttcggaaaaaaacctgaatttgCGAAGATCTAAAATATCGCCGAATTTTCTTCGATGCAGCAGCTggaatatagtttttttactAAGTTATCACTTTTCTTTGCATGTTTTGGTAATTTAATTCGCTTTAATTCCTTGATTTAAGCATAATTTAAGTCGCTAGAGCATCcaaaaatgaccgaaattGGATGCCTATTGGCATAAATATATCCAAATCGACGAATTAACACAAGATAAATGACAAAAGTATGAAACTTGTTCGTCTAATGAcgccaaaaaaccaaaaaaaaaaatttcggttgtTTTTGGGCCTATTTTAAGTTGTTTTTAGGGAAAAACCCACAAACTCTAcccatctttttttttttgaagaaaaaataacaaaaagtaATAATATCGAATATAATCGAATATTCTTCTATTTCCAGAACACTCGCCAGAATGGTCAATGAGGATGCACCAGGAACAAGCACACCGGCTGCTCAGTCTAGACTCCAGACAACTGCTTCACCATTCCATCGAACTCATCTCACACAAATGTGCCGTCGCGGGGACACCAATGCATCGTTGCTTCGGGACTTTACCAGAATGATACGCGATACGCCAAGGAACTTCTCGAAGAATACACAGCATGGAAATGATCGTGATTTTGGAGATCTTGAACGAGATCCTGATGTTGATCTACTCTTGTCGAAAGTGTGTCTGGAATGTGTTTATGTGGAACCGAAGGAAGGAGCAATACCGAAAGCCAACAAGATCTTCATCTCGAATTTCTTGTCAGATATGTACATTAATTTGGTCTCAGTCACCGGAGAAGTTATGAAGATCATCCCAATATGGAAGAATGCGGAGACTACACGAAAAAATCTATTGGAGAAGGGAAAACACGAGCCGTGTGTTGTAGACTGTGTGGATGCGGCATTTGTTATGAAGagtgggattactgtagttcttGGTTCGGATTTCACGACGGCAATGTTTGGAGGCAATGAACGGATTGCTCCGATTTTTATCAAAGAGGTAGCGATTTGAAGGAGGAGTAGCAGAGTTATCACGGCTGTtgcataaaaaaatttcgaccaaaaaatcgaatttatcaaaaaaaaaaaaaccaaaaagaaacaataaaaaaatcaacttttgattttaaacgggagaaaactcatatttttcaacgaaaaaaagatttttgcttttcttttttatgttttgctGAATTAGTGTTGTAATTATTGTCAAAAACCCagttcccaaaaaaaaattacagccctgcatgaaaaaaaagaaaattgcgaaaaaccaaattgaatttattttgaaaaaatcttgaatatattttttaaaaaaactaaaaaagtgagaattttttggttttgttgctctagaaaaccaaaaaaattaatttttcgctACAATACCAGAAAACCAGAAAAGTTCCAGTGAtgtcgaaaaacaaaaaaaattacattttccccttttcctgaaaaaaaaaattcacggtttttttaaagcattatTCGGCTTTTTTCTATATCGTCTATCAATATTACATGCTGATgacgagagacgcagagaaaatcctagaaaaataattttaaaaaatatttaaattttgcagatgAGCAATCAACGCGTTGGTCGAAAATTCCGCCTGTTcagttttgctgaaaatcgaatttttgctGTCAATGAGATGCGATGCATCGTTGTCGAAATCCCCGAGACTGTCACTTGTAAATCGGCAACCGAACTGATGAGAACATGCTTCTTGCACCTTGATCGAGATTTATcgagaaaacttttaattaagTGGAGATCTGTAAAACGAGATGTGGATACGGAACGACTCGATTTGGATCGAAAAGAGATGATCGATGTCGCAATTTTTATGCTGGACAATGTTGGAGTTCGAGTTACAAATGTGGTGGCTCAGGAGAGAGCTGATAGTCCAGAAGGTCATGGAGGAAAGCAAATGAGGCCGAGAATGTCTGATTCGGAAGTTCTTTCAATGATGAGACAATTCTTCGAAGAAATGACGTTTAGACCAAAATCTGAAGTTATAACCGAGGATGGTTATAAATGGTTCGTATCATGGCtggatcagaaaaaaaatcgaaaacgaaaagcaataaaacacttttttttttgaaaaaaatgcactttaAATAGTTATAAGTTcgaatgtattttttttggagaaaaacaaattaacttttcaaaaatctatgagtcaattttcgaacaaagcgaaaagtttcatttgccaattttttttattaaaaaaatcaaatttttaagggtTTCCGATCATTTGTCTCgggaaacactgaaaaatatatttattttggaTAATAAGCACCGAATGTTTCggttttcttgaaataaataaagaaattatatttttcccgcaaaaaatctacaaattttcgatattaaaatataatttttaatttttttgtcaaatttacatcttttttatcatcaaaatcgacaaattttcgataatcttattttttgattttatagttttccctgaaaaagaccaaaattttttttaaaaataactggCAACTAAAGTTTCGGTattcttaaaataaataaacccattcccgcaaaaaatcgacaaatttttgatattgaaataaaattattttgaacaaaaaaaaaaattttcagtcatctTTCCGTGGAACTTGATCCAAATGGTGAAGGATTCGTGCACACTCAAGATCTCCTTCACGCATTTCATTCACAATGTGAAGATTGGTCAATTAATACAATGATGCATTCCATTCTTCTGGAACTCATCCCATACGCGTATCTTCTGGCTAAAGTTATGAATTATCGTGCATTCGAGGAATATTATGTTCAACTATTCAAGCATCTCCTCTCACAGATTGCTatcgaattcaaaattccgcCGGAAATTCATGAGAAATTTGTTGGCGCGATTCACATTCCGAAGCCGTGTTGGTCATTGAATAATGTGATTGCACATATTATTTGTGAAAGAACAACGCCTGAAACTATGGaatcaattccaaaatttatatcaaaaagTAGTGTTCGCCTATTAACAATCCTTGCTGTTGGAAGGAAGTTTATCGGTATGGGAACAAATATTGATATGGATTGTGAACGATGGTTGGGCAAAGATTGGAAACGTCGGATTGGATTGTCTGGAGATATTCTCAAATCATTCCGAAGAATTATGAATGGAAAGAGTTCGAATTCTGCAGGACGTGCTAGCCAATTGATTGAACTATTCGAAATTGGATCAATTACTATCGACTTTATGGTTCTTGCGGTGAAAGTGCTGATGCTCAAGTTCCAGACAGACGCATTCGCTGGAGCACAGTCTATAGAACCGAAAAAATGTATCTATGCGACTGCAGATGAGATGATTAGTATTGCACATCTTCGATGGAAAAATGATATACGAATGCATAATGTTCAATTAATGCTCAATTCTTCTCGGCCAATTTTGATTGCCACCAATATTCTGTacgtttattttttgacagaCTTGCCAGGAAAGCATCTGGAGGTTCCAATGGACTTAAAAGTCCAAGTTCTGAAAAagagaactgaaaaatatgaatttttaaatcgaaatttcagaactgaG of Caenorhabditis elegans chromosome II contains these proteins:
- the glb-4 gene encoding GLOBIN domain-containing protein (Confirmed by transcript evidence), which produces MGNQSARQLSTHRKHVVHTWNTINSHDPQLLSDAISEAWLKSAELTPTWVWALVDLPETMHATYKENAQFLNIINQVRDFLNILIKVHKCDPEMIKTLSFRLGARHRHYMNEGNDNCFWAPFAQQLPIAMSKMYMRVVTEDSKIRRILRIRSRAAEKSEEEEVCESWRQFSCMLIESMKRGYEGCASEKTPLRLSITNSIISMASMRSSRSRSASHFLEPNMSPAIAPMCALLGSTESNSTTTTTQPSSPITPYRRRSMFRAGGALQRNSQDFTALRNRRMSSPNNPSILLNNCDIQLLKLTSQLSPLEDQVKQNRVPGRAHQQRRSITLLNFDHHHRARSPTT
- the apc-1 gene encoding Anaphase-promoting complex subunit 1 (Partially confirmed by transcript evidence); translated protein: MISANKQFDIQLGDEIGKDFFTQDTVVCAFRNKEKTTDFVFTSGPIILICDGTTRRKMIKRRFKMEFDIKKVFFHSFIVTRNAEKLATENCGGPDTKHRDYLVVCGEHKLQFISLPDYHFYHYEIPFKLRNVFSCSTSLLVERFYDSSSEQTFHHHDTFHLYSLSGPFGELLPVIYKTSGYHPQWKFCWQSHRDEAGLVDAQQNYVVVYDQKEKTHRIYMARETQEQEVHAAIRYVEALRRPSDSTMFASSLAPNSAGRTTHFDPTLNSPAENVLSEVISSEIDSRSPFTPHLRSGFGHSTPNNPNAPGYPATLPTPNFEGNNDSQIWATTPNTPRVIARGGLERNIHTRTLARMVNEDAPGTSTPAAQSRLQTTASPFHRTHLTQMCRRGDTNASLLRDFTRMIRDTPRNFSKNTQHGNDRDFGDLERDPDVDLLLSKVCLECVYVEPKEGAIPKANKIFISNFLSDMYINLVSVTGEVMKIIPIWKNAETTRKNLLEKGKHEPCVVDCVDAAFVMKSGITVVLGSDFTTAMFGGNERIAPIFIKEMSNQRVGRKFRLFSFAENRIFAVNEMRCIVVEIPETVTCKSATELMRTCFLHLDRDLSRKLLIKWRSVKRDVDTERLDLDRKEMIDVAIFMLDNVGVRVTNVVAQERADSPEGHGGKQMRPRMSDSEVLSMMRQFFEEMTFRPKSEVITEDGYKCHLSVELDPNGEGFVHTQDLLHAFHSQCEDWSINTMMHSILLELIPYAYLLAKVMNYRAFEEYYVQLFKHLLSQIAIEFKIPPEIHEKFVGAIHIPKPCWSLNNVIAHIICERTTPETMESIPKFISKSSVRLLTILAVGRKFIGMGTNIDMDCERWLGKDWKRRIGLSGDILKSFRRIMNGKSSNSAGRASQLIELFEIGSITIDFMVLAVKVLMLKFQTDAFAGAQSIEPKKCIYATADEMISIAHLRWKNDIRMHNVQLMLNSSRPILIATNILRKNEDDNMKELQDRFLTQTSYRTFSQPFGRAFLDFRTAVPSLLTSIYIPRLNVGGMIYPSRVTCDPPTTEIFKLCTEWGNFYNSLASALRIGSSETVRIDNEWIVMVSKNIKSTAVIGGMTLGFGLNGHLAPFNMYHAHQMLSTFDKFHSVALLIGLSASNFTTCDVQIHKILATYLSFLMGPTPLEIKLDFTIQTAAISGLGLLFADSGNMTIAKKLVNEIGRAPNRDEEPVTDRNAYKLSAGFSLGLIMLGKGNGSASTVIPFKQNIPPMSQRLIYMMNGMRRDKCVFLPQVAPPVVNDVPNLPFSNGGMMTSSQVANHVKESEYINIHQSAEPAAIALGMMFMKMNNEFIANALALPGTITELERLKPDSMYSRVLAQCLVMWDSIEPTHDFVKSLIPPVIREYATAALHFGVPIRRDEDGEEVHEAINDAEEKYWAEIVDKGTVSQTFLYAVSAACMAIALKFSSCGGPNEKNIVNTAFRIIEYYTKIVMPDGKSNKDMGSIRMCIYSGAYTRTSCLSMLITAMAILRVGTGDLEVMRYARLLRLCDKPESDWIATGKKHFEQMVAHQALGILMLGEGRYAFKKDDLSIALTIISTFPTIPQSVSDNSHYHQPLRFLWSMAVEPRLLVPFDIAESCVVEVDVTIVMKPKDGNEPIVYKEKAPYLLPPLEDLQSISIGGGNYQLVHISLQSEDQVKVMKDIMTIGQGRVMLKRYGVDSSEMKIKEATTLYDDTPSLMSMFNNEDTAVELDEYEIQCMMEKIDEGINLNSSDEYPNVQIELSCVRDVTERTTMDLAQLQKRSLKLLSESLDLWQDEVNVSNTINGLADAVQDMQI
- the nasp-1 gene encoding Protein NASP homolog 1 (Confirmed by transcript evidence), with product MDTENIADASDIRVKDASGDSDEKGNGTTTEEETVEQKEKRLAELLAAGRRALKVNDIDKASDSLSEATELSSEIYGENHENTFDSLYYYGMATLELAKEESQLLKGPGEKESGDEEQAGNSDDKTDEENGETEKEDGEESGEEEDDDDDTMKLSWEILETARCIAAAKIEALEAEQSGISAIEEWNLKLADVLVLLGEHGISDGKYTQAFEDLDRALNIQRNVLPPSSRKIAQTYILIGNACASDANYDETVQYFGKTKDVLIARQTELKHELERGVDDKEKKSEFENELKELEEMMPGVEEMIADAVHSAAQVEETKKAIKAQFEGFTQVLAKLPQEAGDQKEANDISSLVRRPAKRAVDAPTDNQAVKKEKEEEGTTSI